The following coding sequences lie in one Flavobacterium sediminis genomic window:
- a CDS encoding TIGR02757 family protein yields the protein MTSTELKDFLDEKADLYNRPDFITTDPIQIPHSFTVKEDIEIAAFIAAILAWGNRKMIIRSGQRFMEIMGNSPYDFVMTHKEEHLETLNTFVHRTFNGQDAKTFIKALRNIYQNHDGLEAVFNQSQSNGNQVESISNFKRIFFEIPHLPRTTKHISDPLNKSAAKRINMMLRWLVRQDNKGVDLGIWKSINPAHLSCPLDVHSGNVARKLGLLTRKQNDAKALVELDTNLRLLDPQDPVKYDFALFGLGVFEGF from the coding sequence ATGACTTCTACAGAGCTAAAAGATTTCTTAGATGAAAAAGCCGATTTATACAATCGTCCTGATTTTATAACAACTGATCCTATACAAATCCCGCATTCCTTTACGGTCAAAGAAGATATTGAAATTGCGGCTTTTATAGCTGCTATTTTAGCTTGGGGAAATCGGAAAATGATTATCAGAAGCGGACAGCGGTTTATGGAAATTATGGGAAATTCTCCTTATGATTTTGTCATGACCCACAAGGAAGAGCACTTAGAAACACTAAATACCTTTGTACACAGAACTTTCAACGGACAGGACGCTAAAACATTTATTAAAGCGTTGCGCAACATATACCAAAATCACGATGGTTTGGAAGCGGTTTTTAATCAATCCCAAAGCAATGGAAACCAAGTAGAGAGCATTTCCAATTTCAAACGTATCTTTTTTGAAATCCCGCATTTGCCAAGAACTACAAAACACATTTCCGATCCTTTGAATAAATCAGCTGCCAAACGGATCAACATGATGTTGCGTTGGTTAGTTCGTCAAGACAATAAAGGAGTCGATTTAGGAATATGGAAATCTATCAATCCGGCTCATTTATCCTGTCCCCTCGATGTACACAGCGGAAATGTTGCCCGAAAACTTGGTTTACTTACTCGTAAACAAAACGATGCTAAAGCTTTAGTAGAGCTAGACACCAATCTTAGATTATTGGATCCCCAAGATCCTGTGAAATATGATTTTGCACTATTTGGTTTGGGTGTTTTTGAAGGTTTTTAA
- a CDS encoding DUF6146 family protein, with the protein MRHYLYITALVFGLLFSCNSNKEVVAKDQHNDKPKLESDTIRIANDEIEYEIIIIDPGFTSWFNSYAKPRGFYTQSYLEARNIFWVTEWNRRVIMSSQYDPSLYEMQINYNSYTNYGYEVNYMLYNYLVYFQLTNKQRLGGFPPEFKYEETQRTLEY; encoded by the coding sequence TTGCGTCATTATCTTTATATTACGGCTCTTGTTTTCGGATTACTTTTTTCTTGTAATTCCAATAAAGAAGTTGTGGCTAAAGATCAGCACAATGACAAGCCTAAATTGGAAAGCGATACGATCAGAATAGCAAATGACGAGATCGAATATGAAATCATCATTATAGATCCCGGATTTACATCCTGGTTTAATTCTTACGCCAAACCAAGAGGTTTTTACACGCAAAGCTATTTAGAAGCCAGAAATATTTTTTGGGTAACCGAATGGAACAGAAGAGTTATAATGTCATCGCAATATGATCCGAGCCTGTACGAAATGCAGATTAACTACAATTCTTATACAAATTACGGATATGAAGTGAATTATATGCTCTACAACTATTTGGTTTATTTTCAACTAACAAATAAGCAACGTTTGGGCGGATTTCCCCCAGAATTTAAATATGAAGAAACTCAAAGAACGCTGGAATATTAA
- a CDS encoding DUF6787 family protein, whose protein sequence is MKKLKERWNIKSNFQFVIIFIVFAITGSTAAYVSRPISDVLGIQKDNLPYWIYLPVRLIIIFPLYQILLIAIGTLFGQFKFFWWFEKKMLRGMGLGFIADFFEQLTPKK, encoded by the coding sequence ATGAAGAAACTCAAAGAACGCTGGAATATTAAAAGCAATTTCCAGTTTGTCATCATTTTTATTGTTTTTGCTATAACCGGTTCTACTGCTGCTTATGTTTCACGACCTATTTCTGATGTTTTGGGAATTCAGAAAGACAATTTACCCTACTGGATATACCTTCCGGTTCGTTTAATTATTATATTCCCTTTATACCAAATTTTACTTATTGCGATCGGTACGCTATTCGGTCAATTCAAATTTTTCTGGTGGTTTGAAAAAAAGATGTTACGCGGTATGGGGCTAGGATTTATCGCTGATTTTTTTGAACAACTAACACCTAAAAAATAA
- a CDS encoding ABC transporter ATP-binding protein, producing the protein METILTIRNLDKVYNNHVHAVKNVSFEIKKGNVYGILGPNGSGKSTTLGIVLNVVNKTSGEYQWFDGTVPTHDALKKVGAIIERPNFYPYMTAEENLSLVCKIKEVPREKIAEKLELVGLLDRKDSKFKTFSLGMKQRLAIASALLNDPEILILDEPTNGLDPQGIRQIRELIKLIASQGTTILLASHLLDEVEKVCSHVVVLQKGVMLYQGTVNEMVANEGFFELKSDDIVHLESIIKEHPAVDKTSQEDGKLIVYLNSGLEAAELNDYLFKKGIVLSHLVKRKHSLEEQFLQLTNHQS; encoded by the coding sequence TTGGAAACAATTCTTACTATTCGAAACTTAGACAAAGTGTACAACAATCATGTACATGCTGTTAAAAACGTTTCGTTTGAAATAAAGAAAGGGAATGTTTATGGTATTTTAGGACCTAACGGTTCAGGGAAATCAACTACTTTAGGTATCGTTCTCAATGTCGTTAATAAAACTTCAGGAGAATACCAATGGTTTGACGGAACAGTACCTACTCATGATGCTTTAAAGAAAGTAGGAGCTATTATTGAGCGTCCTAATTTTTATCCCTATATGACTGCTGAAGAAAACTTGTCATTAGTTTGTAAAATTAAAGAAGTTCCGCGTGAAAAGATTGCAGAAAAACTGGAATTAGTAGGTCTATTAGATCGCAAAGACAGTAAGTTCAAGACATTTTCTTTAGGGATGAAACAACGCTTGGCCATTGCCTCTGCCCTTTTGAACGACCCTGAGATCTTAATTCTGGATGAACCGACCAATGGCCTTGATCCGCAAGGGATACGTCAGATCAGAGAATTAATAAAATTGATCGCTTCTCAAGGAACAACTATTCTCTTGGCATCACACTTATTAGATGAAGTAGAAAAAGTATGCAGCCATGTAGTTGTTTTACAAAAGGGTGTCATGCTTTACCAGGGAACTGTAAATGAAATGGTTGCTAACGAAGGGTTTTTTGAATTGAAGTCTGATGATATTGTACATTTGGAAAGTATCATAAAGGAACATCCGGCAGTTGACAAAACAAGCCAGGAAGACGGAAAACTGATTGTTTATCTAAACTCCGGTTTAGAAGCTGCTGAATTAAATGATTATTTATTCAAAAAAGGAATTGTTCTTAGCCATTTGGTTAAGAGAAAACACAGCCTTGAAGAACAATTCTTACAATTAACCAATCATCAATCCTAA
- the crcB gene encoding fluoride efflux transporter CrcB: protein MVRSLFFVALGGGLGSILRFLTNVWVSKNMVGKLYSATFIVNILGCFLIGFLTGYLQKQFSGNESLKLLLVTGFCGGFTTFSTFGLENYNFIQSGNYMTSIFYTFLSIGLGIIFVSLGLLLAK, encoded by the coding sequence ATGGTAAGAAGTTTGTTTTTTGTTGCACTGGGAGGCGGATTAGGAAGTATCCTAAGATTCCTGACCAATGTTTGGGTATCCAAAAATATGGTTGGAAAACTGTATAGTGCCACGTTTATTGTAAATATCCTTGGCTGTTTTTTAATCGGTTTTTTAACGGGTTATCTTCAAAAGCAATTTTCCGGTAATGAATCTTTAAAACTACTTTTAGTCACAGGCTTCTGTGGTGGTTTTACTACTTTTTCCACTTTTGGACTTGAAAATTATAATTTTATACAATCCGGAAACTATATGACTTCTATTTTCTATACCTTCTTAAGTATCGGATTAGGAATCATATTTGTCAGTCTGGGACTTTTATTAGCAAAATAA
- a CDS encoding DUF1328 domain-containing protein codes for MLRWTIIFIILAIVAGILGFGGIAAGAAQIAKILFFIFIVLFILSLIRGKR; via the coding sequence ATGTTACGCTGGACTATTATATTCATAATTCTTGCTATTGTTGCCGGAATTTTAGGCTTTGGAGGTATTGCTGCCGGAGCCGCTCAAATTGCAAAAATCTTATTTTTCATATTTATCGTCCTTTTTATTCTTTCTCTTATAAGAGGAAAAAGGTAA
- the msrA gene encoding peptide-methionine (S)-S-oxide reductase MsrA, with translation MDKHNEIATFAGGCFWCTEAIFQEVKGVKKVVSGYIGGTTKNPTYKEVCTGATGHAEAIQITFDPTEVAYEDLLEIFFGTHDPTTLNRQGADVGTQYRSEIFYYTQAQKEKAEHYIQLIEKEKLYTKPIVTKVSPASEFYPAEDYHQDYYSQNASQGYCQMVIAPKLEKLRKYYHSKLK, from the coding sequence ATGGATAAACATAATGAGATCGCAACTTTTGCGGGAGGGTGTTTTTGGTGTACAGAAGCCATATTTCAGGAAGTAAAAGGAGTGAAAAAAGTAGTATCCGGTTATATCGGCGGAACGACTAAAAATCCCACGTACAAAGAAGTATGTACAGGTGCAACCGGACATGCGGAGGCAATTCAAATCACTTTTGATCCGACAGAAGTGGCTTACGAAGATTTATTAGAGATTTTTTTCGGTACTCATGATCCGACTACTTTAAACCGTCAGGGAGCTGATGTGGGGACACAATACAGAAGTGAAATTTTTTACTATACACAGGCACAAAAAGAAAAGGCAGAGCATTATATTCAGTTAATAGAAAAGGAAAAATTGTATACTAAGCCTATAGTAACCAAAGTGTCTCCGGCATCTGAATTTTATCCGGCAGAAGATTACCATCAGGACTATTACAGTCAAAATGCATCTCAAGGTTATTGTCAGATGGTTATTGCACCAAAGTTGGAGAAATTGAGAAAATATTACCATTCCAAATTAAAATAA
- a CDS encoding ABC transporter permease codes for MYRLLSIEFQKIFKNRASKILVILYFSLLFLLFLISNIEFDLGPIHVNIADQGIFNFPFIWHFNTYVADYFKIFLAVVIVSMMANEYTYNTLKQNLIDGLSKKEVILSKFLTVIMFSLISTLFVFLITLILGLRFSSYNEFSIVFSQLEYVLGYFIKLVAFFSFCLFLSVLIKRSAFALGFLIFWSMFEFFSHGILKYVILKENKQDDTLIDKIYDFFPLESMSNIVVEPYSRLNFVKTIGTQVGIENTKDYSVHFSNILIALIWIFIFIFLSYKLLKKRDL; via the coding sequence ATGTATCGTTTACTTTCTATAGAATTTCAAAAAATATTCAAGAACAGAGCCAGTAAAATCTTAGTTATACTCTATTTTTCTCTTTTATTCTTATTGTTCTTAATTAGTAATATCGAATTTGATCTGGGACCTATTCATGTTAACATTGCCGATCAGGGAATATTTAACTTCCCGTTTATCTGGCATTTTAATACTTATGTAGCAGATTATTTCAAAATATTTTTAGCTGTTGTTATTGTATCTATGATGGCTAATGAATATACCTATAACACTTTAAAACAAAACCTAATAGACGGATTAAGTAAAAAAGAGGTTATTTTAAGTAAATTTTTGACGGTTATAATGTTTTCATTGATATCGACTCTTTTTGTTTTTCTCATCACATTGATTTTAGGGCTTCGCTTTTCTTCATACAATGAATTTTCAATTGTTTTTTCCCAACTAGAATATGTATTAGGCTATTTTATAAAATTAGTAGCTTTCTTTTCATTCTGCTTATTTTTAAGTGTTTTAATCAAACGTTCCGCTTTTGCTCTTGGTTTTTTGATCTTTTGGTCAATGTTTGAATTCTTTAGTCACGGAATTTTAAAATATGTTATTCTGAAAGAGAACAAACAAGACGATACTTTAATTGATAAGATTTATGATTTCTTTCCGCTTGAATCCATGTCTAACATCGTTGTTGAACCTTATTCCCGATTGAATTTTGTAAAAACTATCGGTACTCAGGTAGGAATAGAAAACACGAAAGACTACAGCGTTCACTTTTCAAACATCCTGATCGCCTTAATCTGGATCTTTATCTTTATTTTCCTATCCTATAAATTGCTTAAAAAACGAGATTTATAG
- a CDS encoding (R)-mandelonitrile lyase has translation MKTILFASLLFTFTACYNNKNQKKMKEENNSALYPKGQKLPNDWFSGNAFLTPLVAKDHNNEFSAGSVTFEIGSRTNWHTHPKGQVLLVINGKGIYQEKGKPAKLIKKGDVINIPENVEHWHGATANTTMTHIAITNYKNNEQVTWLDAVTDEEFDEANTNTHP, from the coding sequence ATGAAAACAATACTATTCGCAAGCTTATTATTCACTTTTACAGCTTGTTACAATAATAAAAACCAGAAAAAAATGAAAGAAGAGAACAATTCAGCACTTTATCCTAAAGGGCAAAAATTACCAAACGATTGGTTTTCAGGAAATGCTTTTTTAACTCCGCTTGTAGCAAAAGACCATAATAACGAATTCTCTGCCGGAAGTGTAACTTTCGAAATTGGCTCCAGAACCAATTGGCACACGCATCCAAAAGGGCAAGTATTATTGGTCATAAACGGTAAAGGAATCTATCAGGAAAAAGGTAAACCGGCAAAGTTGATCAAAAAAGGAGATGTGATCAATATTCCTGAAAATGTTGAGCATTGGCATGGAGCTACTGCTAATACAACTATGACACATATTGCCATTACCAATTACAAAAACAACGAACAGGTAACTTGGTTAGATGCAGTGACAGATGAAGAATTTGATGAAGCAAATACAAATACACATCCATAA
- a CDS encoding helix-turn-helix domain-containing protein: MLRSVSTYNNELKLKGFNVFQIEKDGNATKVYSRKDFYKICLTTGKSRIHYAERSFETEGTILFFGNPNIPYSWETLSTKYVGYTILFSEDFFVSGKHSINLQKSPLFSLGGTPILEISESQRLFLNSLFEKMIEEQQSDYKFKDDLIRNYIDLILHESLKLKPSENFNQEKSSASRLTRVFMELLERQFPIENPENPLQLKTAKDYADILSVHVNSLNRAVKEVTGKTTTTLISERIIGEAKAILQNTDWNISEIAYALGFEYPTYFNNFFKKQTGISPTLARTENV; this comes from the coding sequence ATGTTAAGAAGTGTATCAACATATAATAATGAATTAAAACTAAAAGGCTTTAATGTTTTTCAAATTGAAAAAGATGGCAATGCCACTAAAGTCTACAGCAGAAAAGATTTCTACAAAATCTGTTTAACTACCGGTAAAAGTCGAATCCATTATGCCGAACGTAGCTTTGAGACCGAAGGAACCATCTTGTTTTTTGGAAATCCGAATATCCCCTATTCTTGGGAAACGCTTTCTACTAAATATGTTGGATACACCATTTTATTTTCTGAAGATTTTTTTGTTTCAGGAAAACATTCAATTAATCTTCAAAAATCGCCCTTATTCAGTTTAGGCGGCACTCCAATTTTAGAAATATCAGAAAGCCAACGTTTGTTTCTAAACAGTCTTTTTGAAAAAATGATTGAGGAACAACAATCTGATTATAAATTTAAAGACGATTTAATTCGCAATTATATTGATTTAATTTTACATGAATCGTTAAAATTAAAACCTTCCGAAAATTTCAATCAAGAAAAAAGCAGTGCATCACGTTTAACAAGAGTTTTCATGGAACTTTTGGAAAGACAATTTCCTATTGAAAACCCTGAAAATCCTTTGCAATTAAAAACTGCTAAAGATTATGCCGATATACTTTCTGTTCATGTTAATTCGCTAAACAGAGCTGTAAAAGAAGTGACTGGCAAAACAACAACAACACTTATTTCGGAACGAATTATCGGCGAAGCCAAAGCGATCCTACAAAACACCGATTGGAACATTTCAGAAATAGCTTACGCCTTAGGGTTTGAATATCCAACCTACTTTAATAATTTCTTCAAAAAACAAACAGGAATCAGCCCAACTTTGGCTCGAACTGAAAATGTTTGA
- a CDS encoding alpha/beta hydrolase, whose amino-acid sequence MNTKEEHYTFELSDNVSRQKVTFKNRYGIPLSGDLYLPKNRGTNFPALAISGPYGAVKEQASGLYANQMAQRGFAVLAFDPSYTGESGGEPRNISSPDINTEDFSAAIDFLGLQQNIDRNKLGIIGICGFGGFALNATAVDKRVKAVATTSMYDMSRVTSKGYFDSMTPEQRSQMLEQMSQQRWIDAKNETPELSGQGLPNELKEDEPEFVQGYFDYYKTPRGFHERSINSNGSWTKTNSFSLMNMPILTYINEISPRPILIIAGENAHSKYFSEDAFKVANDPKELMIIPGKVHTDLYDKIDIIPFDKLEVFFKENLK is encoded by the coding sequence ATGAACACAAAAGAAGAACACTATACATTTGAATTAAGTGATAATGTTTCACGTCAAAAAGTAACGTTTAAAAATCGTTATGGTATTCCACTTTCAGGCGATTTATACCTTCCAAAAAATAGAGGAACTAATTTTCCGGCATTAGCTATTAGCGGACCTTATGGCGCTGTAAAAGAACAAGCTTCAGGTTTGTATGCCAATCAAATGGCGCAACGAGGTTTTGCTGTATTAGCTTTCGACCCTTCCTATACAGGGGAAAGTGGTGGCGAACCGAGAAACATCTCTTCCCCCGATATTAATACGGAAGATTTCAGTGCCGCGATTGATTTCCTTGGTTTGCAACAAAATATAGATCGAAACAAATTAGGAATTATTGGTATTTGTGGCTTCGGTGGTTTTGCTTTAAATGCTACTGCTGTTGACAAACGTGTAAAAGCAGTTGCCACAACAAGTATGTATGATATGTCAAGGGTAACTTCAAAAGGATATTTCGACTCCATGACACCAGAACAACGTAGTCAAATGCTAGAGCAAATGAGCCAGCAACGTTGGATAGACGCCAAAAATGAAACTCCTGAATTATCAGGGCAAGGTTTACCAAATGAATTAAAAGAGGATGAACCAGAATTTGTACAAGGTTATTTCGACTATTACAAAACCCCAAGAGGTTTTCACGAGCGTTCAATCAACTCTAACGGTTCTTGGACAAAAACCAATTCTTTTTCGTTAATGAATATGCCTATTTTAACGTACATCAATGAAATATCACCAAGACCAATTTTAATTATAGCGGGTGAAAATGCACATTCTAAATATTTTAGCGAAGATGCTTTTAAAGTAGCCAATGACCCCAAAGAACTAATGATAATTCCGGGCAAAGTTCATACTGATTTATATGATAAAATTGATATCATTCCTTTTGACAAATTAGAAGTTTTCTTTAAAGAAAATTTAAAATAA
- a CDS encoding ABC transporter ATP-binding protein: MIKAYNIHKSYGTLHVLKGVNLHIQKGEIVSIVGASGAGKTTLLQILGTLDKPNLSDDSSLVINNEDVLKINDKNLSRFRNRHLGFIFQFHQLLPEFTALENVCIPGFIANRNKTEVEAEAKKLLDYLGLSHRIDHKPGELSGGEQQRVAVARALINKPAVIFADEPSGNLDTHSAENLHQLFFKLRDEFGQTFVIVTHNEDLADMADRKLTMVDGNIV; encoded by the coding sequence ATGATAAAAGCCTATAACATTCATAAAAGCTATGGAACGCTTCATGTTCTGAAAGGAGTTAATTTACATATCCAAAAAGGAGAGATCGTTTCTATAGTAGGTGCTTCCGGAGCTGGGAAAACAACCTTATTACAGATTTTAGGGACATTAGACAAGCCCAATCTTTCTGATGACTCCTCACTTGTGATCAACAATGAAGATGTTTTAAAAATAAATGACAAAAACTTATCTCGTTTTCGCAACCGGCATTTAGGTTTTATTTTTCAATTCCATCAATTGTTACCGGAATTCACGGCTTTGGAAAACGTCTGTATTCCTGGTTTTATTGCCAACAGAAACAAAACAGAAGTGGAAGCAGAAGCCAAAAAACTTCTGGATTATTTAGGGCTTTCACACCGTATCGATCACAAACCCGGAGAACTTTCCGGTGGTGAACAACAAAGAGTAGCGGTTGCCAGAGCTTTGATCAACAAACCGGCTGTTATCTTTGCCGACGAACCTTCAGGAAATTTAGATACTCATAGTGCCGAAAATTTACACCAGCTTTTTTTTAAGCTTCGAGACGAGTTCGGACAAACTTTCGTTATTGTTACCCACAATGAAGATTTGGCTGATATGGCCGACAGAAAACTGACCATGGTCGACGGAAATATTGTATAA
- a CDS encoding GNAT family N-acetyltransferase, producing MKILETDRLILREFEPDDADFLFLLNQNSNVIRYTGDAPFLSVKEANDFIKNYLDYKIFGTGRWLVIEKEKNTSIGWCGLKNHDHEFIDLGFRFLEETWNKGYATEAAQACLDYGFNQLHFTEIIGRTMPENTASQRVLEKVGMQFSHQETVEGLHEALIYKISK from the coding sequence ATGAAAATTTTAGAGACCGATCGATTAATACTACGGGAATTTGAACCTGATGATGCAGATTTTCTTTTCCTGTTAAATCAAAACTCTAACGTTATCCGATATACAGGCGACGCTCCTTTTTTATCTGTAAAAGAAGCTAACGATTTTATTAAAAATTATTTAGATTATAAAATATTCGGTACAGGAAGATGGTTGGTTATTGAAAAAGAAAAGAACACTTCTATCGGTTGGTGCGGGCTCAAAAACCACGATCATGAATTCATTGATCTGGGCTTTCGTTTTTTAGAAGAGACTTGGAATAAAGGATATGCTACCGAAGCTGCTCAAGCCTGTCTTGATTATGGTTTTAATCAATTACATTTTACGGAAATTATCGGAAGAACAATGCCTGAAAATACCGCCTCGCAACGTGTTTTAGAAAAAGTAGGAATGCAATTTTCCCATCAGGAAACTGTTGAAGGTTTACATGAAGCACTAATCTATAAAATTTCTAAATGA
- a CDS encoding T9SS type B sorting domain-containing protein produces the protein MKFIFGFLVLFTSMPQLYAQYITVDDTYTAEDLVNDVLFSNSCASVSNVSVSGGNFGNGQESWGFFSDNGSSFPFQNGIILSSGKIDNAPGPNTYISDDGGGNINWGGDSDLNQALGISNSLNATVLEFDFIPIGSHISFNYIFSSEEYHGTATCTYSDGFAFLLREAGSTAYQNLAVIPGTNTPVKVTNVHPDIPGGCNAQNEQYFDAFNGTNHPTNYNGQTKRMIAEADVTPGVQYHIKLVIADEGNYRYDSAIFLEGGSFNFGLDLGNDRTVANGNPICSSENPYTIGQTIPGATYQWFQNNSPLTGETNATLDVTSDGIYKVEVSIGGCIIDSEVELEFAPNLTVNQTDFESCDADDNQDGITAFDLNNIATQLFSNLPSNFQISFYELGSNTALPSDYTNTTAYQQTILARISNINCYSDYPINLTVHTFEETINDVTLGLCNGNTETLQADSGFSSYLWDDGSTTESINVNSAGNYSVTITNDQGCSKIKTFFVITSEAATITDIVIHDFDSNNTATILTSGNGNYEYSLNGINYQDSPVFEYLEEGEYTIYIQDKNGCGITIGTFYILNYPKYFTPNGDNYNDYWNIKNLDKRGLQASKIFIFDRFGKLLKQISPEGTGWNGTYNDQPLPSSDYWFVLELTNGKTIKGHFALKR, from the coding sequence ATGAAATTTATTTTTGGCTTCTTAGTGCTTTTTACAAGCATGCCTCAATTGTATGCCCAATATATTACGGTTGATGATACTTACACTGCCGAAGACTTAGTCAATGATGTCCTCTTCTCTAATTCTTGTGCTTCTGTAAGCAACGTTTCCGTTTCAGGCGGTAACTTTGGTAACGGACAGGAAAGTTGGGGCTTTTTTAGTGATAACGGAAGTAGTTTTCCATTTCAGAACGGTATTATACTTAGTTCCGGAAAAATTGACAATGCACCAGGACCCAATACGTATATCTCAGATGATGGCGGCGGAAATATCAATTGGGGAGGCGATTCAGACCTTAATCAAGCTCTGGGTATTTCTAACTCACTAAATGCAACAGTTTTAGAATTTGATTTTATTCCGATAGGGTCGCATATCAGTTTTAACTATATCTTTTCTTCTGAAGAATATCACGGAACGGCAACCTGTACCTATTCAGACGGTTTTGCATTTCTATTACGGGAAGCAGGTTCTACTGCTTATCAGAACTTGGCCGTTATACCAGGGACTAACACTCCCGTAAAAGTAACTAATGTACATCCGGATATTCCAGGAGGATGTAATGCTCAGAACGAACAATATTTTGATGCTTTTAACGGAACGAATCATCCTACGAATTACAATGGTCAGACCAAAAGAATGATAGCCGAAGCGGATGTTACTCCCGGAGTTCAATACCATATTAAATTGGTCATAGCCGACGAAGGTAACTATCGCTATGACTCCGCTATTTTTCTGGAAGGAGGAAGCTTTAATTTCGGTTTAGATCTGGGAAATGACAGAACCGTTGCTAACGGCAACCCAATCTGTTCCTCTGAAAATCCTTATACTATCGGGCAAACTATTCCGGGAGCCACTTACCAATGGTTCCAAAACAATTCACCTTTGACCGGTGAAACCAATGCTACACTTGATGTAACTTCTGATGGTATTTATAAAGTAGAAGTTTCAATCGGAGGGTGTATAATTGATTCTGAGGTTGAATTGGAATTTGCACCGAATTTAACTGTTAATCAAACTGATTTTGAAAGTTGCGATGCTGACGATAATCAAGATGGTATTACCGCTTTTGATCTAAATAATATCGCGACACAACTATTCAGCAATCTACCGTCTAATTTCCAGATCTCTTTTTACGAATTAGGCTCTAATACGGCTTTACCGTCAGACTATACTAATACAACAGCGTACCAACAAACAATACTTGCCCGAATTTCCAATATCAACTGTTATAGCGATTATCCGATAAACTTAACAGTACACACTTTTGAAGAAACAATTAATGATGTAACTCTCGGACTTTGTAATGGAAATACAGAAACTCTACAGGCAGACAGTGGTTTCAGTAGTTATCTTTGGGACGACGGTTCAACTACCGAATCCATAAATGTAAATTCAGCCGGAAACTATTCGGTTACCATTACTAACGATCAAGGCTGTTCTAAAATTAAAACCTTTTTTGTCATTACTTCAGAAGCTGCTACCATAACAGATATTGTTATTCATGATTTTGATTCAAATAATACTGCAACGATCTTAACATCCGGAAATGGCAACTATGAATATTCTTTAAACGGCATCAATTATCAGGATAGCCCTGTTTTTGAATATCTGGAAGAAGGAGAATATACGATCTATATTCAGGATAAAAATGGCTGTGGTATCACTATCGGAACGTTTTACATATTGAATTATCCTAAATATTTCACCCCTAACGGAGACAACTACAACGACTATTGGAATATTAAAAATCTGGATAAAAGAGGGCTGCAAGCCAGTAAAATTTTTATATTTGATAGATTTGGAAAACTTCTAAAACAAATTAGTCCGGAAGGCACCGGTTGGAACGGAACTTATAATGATCAACCTCTACCTTCTTCAGATTACTGGTTCGTTTTAGAATTAACCAATGGCAAAACCATAAAAGGGCATTTTGCTCTAAAACGATAA